Below is a genomic region from Paenibacillus rhizovicinus.
ATGTCCCTGGCCCTTCACGCCGTCAAGAATGGTATGCACGTCCTTGTAACCGACCGGGCTGCTGCGGCGCCACTGCGCATGGAAGTAGGCCATATCCTCCGGAATGTCCGTAAGCGTATAGTCGATTTGATAGAAAAATTGCTGGATGTCCGAGCCGAGATTTTCGATCGTGATCCGGGCCGACTTGCGGAAAGGCATTTGCCAATAGCTGTTCATGCCCCCGCCCGTCATCACCGAGATCGGAATCGAATTGACGATGCTGCGCTGGCACCAGCCGTTGCAGTAGAAGTCGCCGAGCGGCACTTCCACGGAAGGATGTTCCTCACCGTCCCAGTACATGCGAAGGATCAGGCTTCTCCACCGCTCCGGCGCGCAGGTCATCCACATATGCTGGATCATGCCGGATTCGTCGATGCGCGCCAGCTCGAACGTTTCGCCCTTCTTCAAAGGAATGCAAGGCGAGATCTTCCAGCCCTGCCCGAGATCGCGCGCGCAGCTGGCGCTGGCTCCGTCGAGGGACATGCCGCCCTTCCCCTTCTCGCCCGTGAAGTTCTCGGCGCTGATCGATCTGGTCTTCGCCTTGGATAGCTGGGCGAGATTGCCCATATGCAGATTCGTTCCGTTAAAACTCATCGTAATCGCCTCCTGGAATGACAAATGATAGGCTGACATGCCTCATCTGAGCTCGCATTGCTGTTAGTGCCGCTGTTAGTGCCGTTCGCCGGACTTCAATTCGCTCACTTGCTCCGCACTCAGGCGCAGCTCGCCGGCTGCGCAGCTGTCCAGCAGATACGCCGGCTTCGAGACGCCGATGATCGGAAACACGGGAAACGAATGCGAGGTCAAATAAGCAAGCGCGATGCGCGTCGGCGTCGTATTCAGCTCTTCGGCCAGCCGGTTCGCGCGGTCCAGACGGTCGAAGCTGGCGTCGTTGGCGTACATCGCCTTGACGATCGCCGACCGGCCGCCCTTCTCCGGCTTCTGCCCCCGAACATAGCGCCCGCTGAAGAAGCCGTTGGCCTGCGAGGAGAACGGCACCGCGGCCAGACCGGAAGCCGCATGGTATGCGGCCGTTTCATCATCCATCATCGCAACCGTCGAGCCTTCCAGCACGCCCGGAGTAAGCACGGCCAGGTTCCAGAGCGGTTGATTGGCGGCGAAGCCGAGCAGTCCGCTGCGGGAAGCATAATCGTTCGCGGCGCGAAGGCGCGCAAGCGGCCAGTTGGAGCAGCCGAAGGCGCGGATCTTCCCCTTGCGAACCTGCTCGTTGAGCAAGTCGACGATATCCTCCACGGCAGCATTCGGATCGTCCCGATGCAGCCAATAGAGGTCGATATAGTCGGTTTGCAGGTTGGACAGGCTGTCGTGTAGATCATGCAAAATTTCCGCGCGGCCAAGACGCGATACATCCATCGTCGCAAGGTCGGGATGCGCGCCCTTCGTCGCCAGCACGATACGGTCCCTGCAGCCTCGTTCCTTCAGCCAAGCGCCGACCGTTTTCTCGCTGAGGCTCTTGCCCATGCCCGCCCAGTCGTCGTAGATGTTCGCCGAATCGAGAAAATTGCCCCCCTGTTCCCGATACAGATCCATCAATTGAAAAGCAGTGTCCCTCGCGATTTCCGATCCGTAGCCCGATGTTCCCAGGCAGATCACGGACGGCTGCAATTCCGTATTCGCGATCCGGTTGGTCCGCATGCCGGTTCCTCCTCTATTTGGTTACTTTCTCGCGGTATTCTTGCGGCGTAAGCGTCGTGCTCTTCTTGAAATAACGGGAGAAGTAGCCCGAATCGAAGCCGATTCGAACCGCTACCTCGCTCACCTTCAAGCCGGTCTCCCCGAGAAGCTGCTTGGCCAGCGCCAGCTTCGCGTCCGTGATGTAATCGGACAAGCCGATGCCGGTCAGCTGTTTGTACAAGCGGCACAGATAGCTGGCGTTCAGCTCCGCTTCGTCGGCAAGCCGGACGAGCGACAGGTCGCCGTCGATATGGTCATGGATGTAGCGGTGAAGCTTCTCGACGACTTCATTGCTCTTCTCCGAGCTGTCCTCGGCAAGCAGCTCGAAGAGCGCATCGGCCATCTGCCGCAAATACCGGGCGGCTTCCGGCCAGGAGGAATGGGCATCGAGCGCGAACAGCTTGTTCATCGGCAGCCGTTCGGCGATTCGCGCATAGGCGGACCAGCGGTTGATCTGCGATAAAATCATCGTGGCCGCCGAATAGTAGATTTCTTGCAGCTCCTCGTAATGCTGCCCCGACGCCTCGGCGAACAAGCTGTCGAACAGCTCGGCGAACGGAACGCTCTGACCGCTTTCGAGCAGCGTTCGAAGCTGGGTGATTCTCACCTGACGCTGATGGGAGGTCCTCTCCTTGCGGGAATCGGCAGCGTCTCCCCCGTCCTCTGCATGCCCGACAATCTCATAGAGCAGCATTTCGTCGCCCTCGCCGAGCCCGCGGATAAGCAGCTGGGACAGATGCGCGTATTTCGCGGACAACGCCTCCCATGCGAAAGGCTGCACGGTAGAGCTGAGCGACAGCGGCACTTGGAGCAGCGATTTGCACCGGTCCTGAATGAAATCGAGCGACTCCTGCACGAAACGGACCCACGAAGCGCTCTCCGGACGGCCCTCGCCATCCGGCTGAAGCAGCCAGATAAACCGCGAGCGGTCGATGACCGCCGTCGCCATGACGGCGGAACGGCTCAGCACCTCGACGGCAATATTTTGCGCCGCGTACAGCAGCAGCTCCTTATCGACCGAGGAGTAATGATCCTCCCAACGATCGACGCGGCCGACCACGAGCATGACCGGCCGGGAGGCGGACAGCTTCAGCTCCAGCTCCCTGAACCGGCCGGCGCGTTTCGCTTCGCTCATCGTTTCCCCTTCCGCCAAGGAAACCAGGAAATCCCGCTGCAAGACTGGGAGCGCCTTGCGCATCTGTTCCTTCGCTTGGTC
It encodes:
- a CDS encoding glycoside hydrolase family 172 protein, which translates into the protein MSFNGTNLHMGNLAQLSKAKTRSISAENFTGEKGKGGMSLDGASASCARDLGQGWKISPCIPLKKGETFELARIDESGMIQHMWMTCAPERWRSLILRMYWDGEEHPSVEVPLGDFYCNGWCQRSIVNSIPISVMTGGGMNSYWQMPFRKSARITIENLGSDIQQFFYQIDYTLTDIPEDMAYFHAQWRRSSPVGYKDVHTILDGVKGQGHYVGTYMAWQSNNDGWWGEGEIKFYMDGDDEFPTICGTGTEDYVGGAWAFEQVEGEGYLPYTSPYLGFHQVSKSNGFSKVNQRFGMYRWHILDPIRFEEDMKVTIQALGWRSGGRYLPLKDDIASVAYWYQAEPHAPFPALPDKDELEVI
- a CDS encoding aldo/keto reductase, which translates into the protein MRTNRIANTELQPSVICLGTSGYGSEIARDTAFQLMDLYREQGGNFLDSANIYDDWAGMGKSLSEKTVGAWLKERGCRDRIVLATKGAHPDLATMDVSRLGRAEILHDLHDSLSNLQTDYIDLYWLHRDDPNAAVEDIVDLLNEQVRKGKIRAFGCSNWPLARLRAANDYASRSGLLGFAANQPLWNLAVLTPGVLEGSTVAMMDDETAAYHAASGLAAVPFSSQANGFFSGRYVRGQKPEKGGRSAIVKAMYANDASFDRLDRANRLAEELNTTPTRIALAYLTSHSFPVFPIIGVSKPAYLLDSCAAGELRLSAEQVSELKSGERH
- a CDS encoding response regulator, with protein sequence MMLHRMLIVDDEPYIVNSLRELFEEAEQLRLDLYTANSAAEALDWLGKTRIDIVLSDIRMPGMSGLELQERIREQWPSCKVIFLSGHNEFGYVQAAIQNGSAGYLLKTDDDEDIIRTVAKAVRELASERSIHSFIDQAKEQMRKALPVLQRDFLVSLAEGETMSEAKRAGRFRELELKLSASRPVMLVVGRVDRWEDHYSSVDKELLLYAAQNIAVEVLSRSAVMATAVIDRSRFIWLLQPDGEGRPESASWVRFVQESLDFIQDRCKSLLQVPLSLSSTVQPFAWEALSAKYAHLSQLLIRGLGEGDEMLLYEIVGHAEDGGDAADSRKERTSHQRQVRITQLRTLLESGQSVPFAELFDSLFAEASGQHYEELQEIYYSAATMILSQINRWSAYARIAERLPMNKLFALDAHSSWPEAARYLRQMADALFELLAEDSSEKSNEVVEKLHRYIHDHIDGDLSLVRLADEAELNASYLCRLYKQLTGIGLSDYITDAKLALAKQLLGETGLKVSEVAVRIGFDSGYFSRYFKKSTTLTPQEYREKVTK